Proteins found in one Vallitalea guaymasensis genomic segment:
- a CDS encoding peptidylprolyl isomerase gives MKSTYELISKYILLFMCIFCLVGCSSKKEVKEELNFYEDNDKLIAIDDVDIKVDEVMPYLLQVKMEFEELGGEDVWDHNDFSGGKKAEDVAKLAVLDNLIRTKILVKKSDEMGITITESEEKDVNAQALKYYNDLEKADIENYHLTKESIFNSFKEYRLVNKVIVEMTKGYVPKEEELNNKLLENENYAKLKSSSLEDMLLSLKVVHIFIKTHEKNDNGEYVLISPDIEEKAKKEIEDIYKKAVDGEEFASLVKKYSQDESTKDNNGEYILPVRLLDDNFQSLIELEPGEISDIKKSDYGYHIFKVIEKILPTDEEVKEFEEEFKKYESQLKEEYKEQLKNSAFNKIYDEWKNNTVVDLNEDLWARIDIFGNINENPISDKNIE, from the coding sequence ATGAAAAGCACTTATGAATTGATAAGTAAGTATATTCTGCTTTTCATGTGCATCTTCTGTTTAGTGGGTTGTAGTAGTAAAAAAGAAGTAAAAGAAGAACTTAATTTCTATGAAGACAATGATAAGTTGATTGCCATTGATGATGTAGACATTAAGGTTGATGAGGTAATGCCATATTTACTGCAGGTTAAAATGGAGTTTGAAGAATTAGGTGGAGAAGATGTCTGGGATCATAATGATTTTAGTGGAGGGAAAAAGGCTGAAGATGTTGCCAAATTAGCGGTACTTGATAATCTAATACGTACTAAGATTTTGGTAAAGAAATCAGATGAAATGGGGATAACTATTACTGAGAGTGAAGAAAAAGATGTAAACGCCCAAGCACTAAAATACTATAATGATTTAGAAAAAGCAGATATAGAAAATTATCATTTAACCAAAGAAAGTATTTTCAATTCTTTTAAGGAATATAGACTAGTGAATAAGGTCATTGTTGAAATGACAAAGGGATATGTTCCAAAAGAAGAAGAATTGAACAACAAGTTATTAGAAAATGAAAATTATGCAAAATTAAAATCAAGTAGCCTAGAAGATATGCTGCTTAGCTTAAAAGTGGTACACATATTTATTAAGACCCATGAGAAAAATGACAACGGTGAATATGTGCTTATATCACCTGATATTGAAGAAAAAGCCAAGAAAGAGATAGAAGATATATATAAGAAAGCTGTTGATGGCGAAGAATTCGCTAGTCTAGTAAAGAAATATTCACAAGATGAATCTACTAAAGATAATAATGGCGAATATATACTTCCAGTTAGACTTTTAGATGATAATTTCCAGAGTCTAATAGAATTAGAGCCTGGAGAGATAAGTGACATAAAGAAGAGTGATTACGGATATCACATATTTAAAGTAATAGAAAAAATTCTTCCTACAGATGAAGAAGTAAAAGAATTTGAAGAAGAATTCAAGAAATATGAAAGTCAGTTGAAAGAGGAATATAAAGAACAACTAAAAAATAGTGCATTTAATAAAATATATGATGAATGGAAAAATAATACAGTTGTAGACTTGAATGAAGATTTGTGGGCTAGGATAGATATTTTCGGTAATATTAATGAAAATCCAATAAGTGACAAAAACATTGAATGA
- the spoVT gene encoding stage V sporulation protein T: protein MKATGIVRRIDDLGRVVIPKEIRRTLRIREGDPLEIFTDKDGEIILKKYSPIGELGTFAKQYAEALAQTTGHTICISDKDQVIAVSGGSKREFLEKQISKELEEAITERETILANKDEKKFIDILYDGENDEYISEVITPIISEGDAIGAVIFLSKDSKIKMGEVETKLAHSAAGFLGKQMEQ, encoded by the coding sequence TTGAAAGCAACAGGTATTGTAAGAAGGATAGATGATCTTGGTAGAGTAGTTATACCAAAAGAAATAAGAAGAACATTAAGGATAAGAGAAGGAGACCCCTTAGAGATATTTACTGATAAAGATGGAGAAATAATACTTAAAAAATACTCACCTATCGGTGAACTTGGTACATTCGCTAAACAGTATGCAGAAGCTTTGGCACAAACTACAGGACATACTATATGCATATCTGATAAAGATCAAGTTATCGCTGTATCCGGTGGCTCCAAAAGAGAATTTTTAGAAAAACAAATAAGTAAAGAATTAGAAGAAGCAATAACTGAAAGAGAAACAATACTTGCTAACAAAGATGAAAAGAAATTTATAGATATTTTATATGATGGAGAAAACGACGAATATATTTCAGAAGTTATAACTCCTATAATATCAGAAGGTGACGCTATAGGAGCTGTCATATTCTTGAGTAAGGATAGTAAAATAAAAATGGGTGAAGTTGAAACAAAACTTGCTCATTCAGCAGCAGGTTTTTTAGGAAAACAGATGGAACAATAA
- the mazG gene encoding nucleoside triphosphate pyrophosphohydrolase has protein sequence MIVVTKINKNNKNYSFEELKNIIRVLRSEEGCPWDKVQTHESLRGGTLEEVYEVLEAIDNNDMENLQEELGDMLLHVVFHSQIATDNENFTIDDVIDGICEKLIRRHPHVFKEKQDKSPEEVTVKWNEIKKVEKNNISYTEDMRKVPKALPALMRAVKVQKKARDAGFDFTDTSQVIAKVHEELEELEEAMRIGDNCNIMEEYGDLLFSMVNISRFLKLNTEFSLTNATEKFINRFEGIENLVMQKGLSMNDITMTELDKLWEQLKEH, from the coding sequence ATGATTGTGGTGACAAAAATTAACAAAAATAATAAAAATTATTCTTTTGAAGAGCTCAAAAATATCATTAGAGTATTGAGAAGTGAAGAAGGTTGTCCTTGGGATAAAGTTCAAACACATGAAAGCCTTAGAGGTGGTACCTTAGAAGAAGTATATGAGGTATTGGAGGCAATTGATAATAATGATATGGAAAACCTGCAAGAAGAACTTGGAGATATGTTATTGCACGTAGTATTCCATTCTCAAATAGCTACTGACAATGAGAATTTTACTATTGATGATGTAATTGATGGCATATGTGAGAAACTAATCAGAAGACATCCACATGTATTCAAAGAAAAACAAGATAAATCGCCCGAAGAAGTTACTGTAAAGTGGAATGAAATTAAAAAAGTTGAAAAAAATAATATTTCCTATACTGAGGACATGAGAAAAGTGCCAAAAGCTCTTCCTGCATTAATGAGAGCAGTAAAAGTTCAAAAAAAAGCTAGAGATGCAGGTTTTGATTTTACAGATACAAGCCAAGTCATTGCTAAGGTACACGAGGAATTGGAAGAATTAGAGGAAGCCATGAGAATTGGTGATAATTGTAATATTATGGAAGAATATGGGGATTTACTATTTTCAATGGTTAATATTTCAAGGTTTTTGAAATTAAATACTGAATTTTCCTTGACAAATGCTACAGAAAAGTTTATAAATAGATTTGAGGGAATAGAAAACCTTGTAATGCAAAAAGGTTTAAGCATGAACGACATAACAATGACTGAACTGGACAAGTTATGGGAGCAGCTTAAAGAACATTAA
- a CDS encoding HU family DNA-binding protein: MNKAELVTAMAEQTELSKKDAEKALKSFIDVVSNELSNGGKIQLVGFGTFDVTERAAREGRNPQTGEPMQIAASKAPRFKAGKALKDAVNGR, encoded by the coding sequence ATGAACAAAGCTGAATTAGTTACGGCTATGGCAGAACAAACTGAATTAAGTAAAAAAGATGCAGAAAAAGCGTTAAAATCATTTATTGATGTAGTTTCAAACGAGTTAAGTAATGGGGGCAAAATTCAATTAGTTGGATTTGGTACTTTTGATGTTACTGAAAGAGCAGCAAGAGAAGGTAGAAACCCACAAACTGGAGAACCAATGCAAATTGCAGCTTCAAAAGCTCCAAGATTCAAAGCTGGAAAAGCTTTAAAAGACGCTGTAAATGGTCGCTAG
- a CDS encoding RNA-binding S4 domain-containing protein yields MRLDKYLKVSRLIKRRTVANEACDAGRIKINEKVAKAGAKVSVGDIIEIQFGNKAVKVEVLIVKETVKKDEAKDMFKYL; encoded by the coding sequence ATGAGATTAGATAAATATCTAAAGGTATCAAGGTTGATCAAGAGAAGAACCGTAGCTAATGAGGCATGTGACGCAGGTAGAATCAAAATCAATGAAAAAGTAGCTAAAGCAGGAGCGAAAGTATCTGTTGGAGATATAATAGAAATTCAGTTCGGTAATAAAGCGGTTAAGGTAGAAGTATTAATTGTAAAGGAAACAGTCAAAAAAGATGAAGCTAAAGATATGTTCAAGTATCTATAG
- the yabP gene encoding sporulation protein YabP — MEEKHTNMNHRLVINDRERISITGVSDVISFDTDVVMVETEMGTLTIKGLELHVNRLNLEKEELELDGQIESLEYSDGARYGSKGSFMSKLFG, encoded by the coding sequence ATGGAAGAAAAGCATACTAATATGAACCATAGGTTAGTTATCAATGATAGAGAAAGAATTTCTATAACAGGAGTTTCTGATGTTATATCTTTTGATACGGACGTTGTCATGGTTGAGACTGAGATGGGAACGCTTACCATTAAAGGTTTAGAACTACATGTTAATAGGTTGAATCTAGAAAAAGAGGAATTAGAATTAGATGGGCAGATTGAAAGCTTAGAATACAGTGATGGTGCTAGATACGGGTCTAAAGGATCATTTATGTCAAAATTATTTGGTTAG
- the yabQ gene encoding spore cortex biosynthesis protein YabQ, which produces MNSLVSAQAISFIMSILSGLFLGFVYDLVRVLRRIIKHPKWLINVQDFIFWLFGSFIIFLDIFKNNNGVLRGFLYIGVFLGLIIYFFLISKLVLMIFMKIYSFIAKIVKFLFKIIIGPIKLLLRPINFVVRKIYKLLKKFGKWLIIKYKKIIKDVKVIFKKK; this is translated from the coding sequence ATGAATAGTTTAGTAAGTGCTCAAGCAATCAGCTTCATTATGTCAATACTAAGTGGTCTTTTTCTAGGATTTGTGTATGATTTAGTTAGAGTTCTTAGAAGAATAATAAAACATCCTAAATGGCTTATCAATGTACAAGATTTTATATTTTGGCTATTTGGAAGCTTTATAATATTCCTGGACATATTTAAAAACAATAATGGTGTCCTAAGAGGATTCTTATACATAGGAGTATTCTTAGGCTTAATAATCTATTTCTTCTTAATAAGCAAACTAGTATTAATGATATTCATGAAAATATATTCCTTCATAGCTAAAATAGTAAAATTCTTGTTCAAGATAATAATAGGACCAATAAAACTTTTACTTCGTCCTATCAATTTTGTAGTCAGAAAAATATATAAACTCTTGAAAAAATTCGGCAAATGGTTGATAATAAAATATAAGAAGATTATTAAGGACGTAAAAGTGATATTTAAAAAGAAATAG
- a CDS encoding FtsB family cell division protein, giving the protein MIVYLRRKRKKTKAILFSTLVLILLTVVVSIRVSTLYVKNLQLEKDEMKLEQQIEAEEEKHIDLLKQKEYIKSDEYIEQLGREKFGLVKPDEIIFVNEEE; this is encoded by the coding sequence ATGATAGTTTACTTGAGAAGAAAAAGAAAAAAAACAAAAGCTATATTGTTTTCTACACTAGTATTAATACTACTAACCGTTGTCGTAAGTATTAGAGTATCAACACTGTATGTTAAGAATCTCCAGCTAGAGAAAGATGAGATGAAGCTAGAACAGCAAATAGAAGCAGAAGAAGAAAAACACATAGACCTGTTAAAACAAAAAGAATACATTAAATCGGATGAATACATAGAACAGTTGGGAAGAGAAAAATTTGGACTAGTTAAACCTGATGAAATAATATTTGTAAATGAAGAAGAATAA
- the spoIIE gene encoding stage II sporulation protein E: protein MDKTNITIGQTRMMISKKDKIQKEGLKILKLIFMYAVGLMMGRAVIFNNMNPMAMAYFSAVYIDKKNRIWMFFSVLIGLLTAMPIIDALKYALIMILIVSVNSILDIKGKKPLLVHEGVIAATSCLIITITAGIIQNNVFNNMLVSLLESASIFSLVLIYGRGLKYLFEHEEDKKATNEILISEAIIMGTAVAGIADITVMGLGFIEIWIFSVILILGYRHGIGTGAIIGVISGIVLVLMGRYEPEIIGIFGMVGILSALFRELGKVGSIIGFSLGTIGLWYFISPLNLDFQIVKALIVSVGIFAILPNEQEQIYSMKKTSIEEDKYIDKVQGIISEKLNNFSDSFQNIAKTFEHISERRVNLTTEEVNKLLDDVAEKVCKDCSMCKMCWQKEFYDTYRTVFSIFSAVENKNQITEEDIPEVFIKKCIKPKEFIITTNRLFELYKINLTWENKIAENRQLISQQFYSVADIIDKLGNNLYKNIEFNTDLENKISEELKKDDILVKDVVVYKARNQRMEVSLKIKYDGDKTKSMKDITPVINKFTKKKMRLEEGCKYINGSKYCQVKFIESEVYRIAKGVARASKDYKDISGDSYTFLNLPKGQDIVALSDGMGTGLKAFKESKAAIELLEQLLEAGFDGETAIKMINSILVLKSSEQTFSTLDMGLVDRYTGVCEFVKIGAASSFIKRGNKVEVVKSTSLPMGMLNEIESESTTKNLRNGDMVIMVTDGILDCEDEEIDKEKWVEESLHKLDSRNPQDMADYILEAAREKTGGMLKDDMTVLVMRIWEKAG from the coding sequence ATGGATAAAACTAACATTACAATAGGACAAACTAGGATGATGATATCCAAAAAAGATAAAATACAAAAAGAAGGATTAAAAATACTAAAATTAATTTTTATGTATGCTGTAGGTCTAATGATGGGTAGGGCAGTAATTTTTAATAATATGAATCCTATGGCAATGGCATACTTTTCAGCGGTATATATTGATAAGAAAAATCGGATATGGATGTTCTTTTCAGTTTTGATAGGTTTACTTACTGCTATGCCTATAATAGATGCATTGAAATATGCACTAATTATGATACTCATAGTATCGGTAAATTCTATTTTAGATATAAAAGGCAAGAAACCCTTGCTGGTCCACGAGGGGGTGATAGCTGCAACCAGCTGTTTGATTATTACGATCACTGCTGGAATCATACAAAACAACGTATTCAATAATATGCTTGTTTCATTATTAGAAAGTGCTTCTATATTTTCATTGGTATTGATATATGGGCGTGGACTCAAATATTTGTTTGAGCACGAAGAAGATAAAAAAGCAACTAATGAAATATTGATCAGTGAAGCCATAATAATGGGTACAGCAGTTGCTGGTATAGCTGACATAACTGTTATGGGATTAGGATTCATAGAAATCTGGATATTCTCAGTTATCTTGATTCTAGGATATAGGCACGGAATTGGTACAGGTGCCATAATAGGTGTGATATCTGGAATAGTATTAGTTCTAATGGGTAGATATGAACCGGAGATAATAGGTATATTTGGTATGGTTGGAATACTGTCAGCGCTATTTCGGGAATTAGGGAAAGTAGGTAGTATAATAGGATTCTCTCTAGGTACAATTGGTTTATGGTATTTCATATCTCCCCTTAACCTGGATTTCCAGATAGTAAAAGCCTTGATTGTAAGTGTAGGTATATTTGCTATATTGCCCAACGAACAAGAGCAGATATATTCAATGAAAAAAACCTCAATAGAAGAGGATAAATATATAGATAAAGTACAAGGAATCATAAGTGAGAAGTTAAATAATTTTTCCGATTCTTTTCAAAATATTGCTAAGACTTTTGAACATATATCTGAAAGGAGAGTGAATCTAACAACTGAGGAGGTGAATAAACTCTTAGATGATGTAGCGGAAAAAGTATGTAAAGACTGTAGCATGTGCAAAATGTGCTGGCAAAAAGAGTTTTACGATACATATAGAACAGTATTTAGTATTTTTTCCGCTGTAGAAAATAAAAATCAGATAACTGAAGAAGATATTCCTGAAGTCTTTATTAAAAAATGTATAAAGCCAAAGGAATTCATCATAACAACAAATAGATTATTTGAATTATATAAAATAAATCTAACTTGGGAAAATAAAATTGCTGAAAACAGACAACTAATATCCCAGCAGTTTTATTCCGTTGCAGATATCATTGACAAGTTAGGGAATAATTTATATAAGAATATAGAGTTTAATACAGATTTGGAAAATAAAATTTCTGAGGAATTAAAAAAGGACGATATACTTGTTAAAGATGTGGTGGTATATAAAGCAAGGAATCAAAGGATGGAAGTAAGTCTCAAAATAAAATATGATGGAGATAAAACGAAAAGCATGAAAGATATAACTCCTGTAATTAATAAATTCACCAAGAAAAAAATGAGATTAGAAGAAGGGTGCAAATATATTAACGGGAGTAAGTATTGTCAAGTGAAATTTATTGAAAGTGAGGTTTACAGAATAGCAAAAGGGGTTGCTAGAGCCAGTAAGGACTATAAAGATATATCCGGTGACAGTTATACCTTTTTGAATCTGCCGAAAGGACAAGATATCGTTGCACTCTCAGATGGAATGGGTACAGGATTGAAAGCTTTCAAAGAAAGTAAAGCTGCTATTGAATTGTTGGAACAATTGCTGGAAGCGGGATTCGATGGTGAAACAGCAATAAAAATGATAAATTCAATACTTGTATTAAAATCTAGTGAACAAACTTTTTCAACTCTGGATATGGGTTTAGTTGATAGATATACGGGTGTATGTGAATTTGTGAAAATTGGGGCTGCATCGTCATTCATAAAGAGAGGAAATAAAGTGGAGGTAGTAAAATCAACATCTCTCCCTATGGGAATGTTGAATGAAATAGAAAGTGAATCAACTACCAAGAATCTAAGAAATGGCGATATGGTCATAATGGTTACAGATGGAATATTAGATTGTGAGGATGAGGAAATTGATAAAGAGAAGTGGGTAGAGGAGTCTCTACATAAATTGGATAGTAGAAATCCACAGGATATGGCTGATTACATATTAGAAGCAGCCAGAGAAAAGACAGGAGGTATGTTGAAAGATGATATGACTGTACTGGTCATGAGAATATGGGAAAAAGCGGGATAA
- the tilS gene encoding tRNA lysidine(34) synthetase TilS: MVDKVLNTIQKFNMIDKGDNIIIGVSGGADSICLLHMLYSLKSKLDIDLHVVHVQHGIRGEDADEDAKFVEKFCDERGIVCHVYYFNVKKLAKENKLSEEEMGRKVRYQVFSDASKEFSGTKIALAHHINDNAETIIMNLLRGTGIKGIGGIRPKRDNIIRPLMECTREEVEKYCVDNDIKYRDDYTNQMEIYTRNKIRHTVIPYIENNFNQNFITNLVNTANLVRSEDDYIDKIVLKEKEKIVKIKNKEYSIDTNEFLQLDTVIKRRLVRHIIGEISSLKDIEYKHINEIIQLADKQVSKRINLPKGLIAKKTYDSIIITNLGENKINDFEYEAEDLSKIYIKELNKHLDFRIIEEKKYNIPKNLYTKWFDYDKIKDNLKVRSRKSGDLIAIKGINGTKKLKKYFIDCKIPKEQRDAIPLLADGNNIIWVIGYRISEAYKVTASTKKILEVRYY; encoded by the coding sequence ATGGTAGATAAGGTGTTAAACACTATCCAAAAGTTCAATATGATTGACAAAGGTGATAATATCATCATTGGTGTATCAGGTGGAGCTGACTCCATATGTTTATTACATATGCTATATAGTTTGAAAAGTAAGTTGGATATAGATTTACATGTTGTACATGTTCAACATGGTATTAGAGGAGAAGATGCAGATGAAGATGCAAAGTTCGTAGAAAAATTCTGCGATGAAAGAGGTATTGTATGTCATGTGTATTATTTTAATGTTAAAAAGTTAGCAAAAGAAAATAAGCTATCCGAAGAAGAAATGGGTAGGAAAGTAAGATATCAAGTTTTTTCAGATGCAAGTAAAGAATTTAGTGGTACCAAGATCGCTTTGGCACATCATATAAATGATAATGCTGAAACAATAATAATGAATTTGCTAAGAGGAACAGGAATTAAAGGAATCGGTGGAATACGTCCCAAAAGAGACAATATCATTAGACCATTGATGGAGTGTACAAGAGAAGAAGTTGAAAAATACTGTGTGGATAATGATATAAAATACAGAGACGATTATACTAATCAGATGGAAATATACACTAGAAATAAGATTCGTCATACTGTTATACCTTACATTGAAAATAATTTTAATCAGAACTTCATTACTAACTTAGTTAACACAGCTAATCTAGTAAGAAGCGAAGATGATTATATAGATAAAATTGTTTTAAAAGAAAAAGAAAAAATTGTAAAGATAAAAAATAAAGAATATTCCATAGATACAAATGAATTTTTACAATTGGATACAGTCATTAAAAGAAGGCTGGTAAGACACATCATCGGAGAGATTAGCTCATTGAAGGATATTGAATACAAACATATCAATGAGATAATTCAGTTAGCCGATAAACAAGTAAGTAAAAGAATAAATTTACCAAAAGGATTAATAGCAAAAAAGACGTATGACAGTATCATAATAACCAATTTGGGAGAAAATAAGATAAATGATTTTGAATATGAAGCAGAAGATTTATCAAAAATCTATATAAAGGAATTAAATAAACATTTAGATTTTCGCATTATTGAGGAGAAAAAATATAATATTCCTAAAAATTTATATACGAAATGGTTTGATTATGATAAAATAAAAGATAATTTGAAGGTTAGAAGTAGAAAGAGTGGAGATTTAATCGCCATAAAAGGAATTAATGGTACTAAAAAGTTAAAAAAATATTTTATTGATTGTAAAATTCCGAAAGAACAACGAGATGCTATACCACTTCTAGCTGATGGAAACAATATAATTTGGGTCATCGGTTATAGAATAAGTGAAGCATACAAGGTTACTGCTTCAACCAAAAAAATATTAGAAGTAAGATATTATTAG
- the hpt gene encoding hypoxanthine phosphoribosyltransferase — translation MMHNIQTLISAEELNARTAELGKQISEDYKGKEVHLICVLKGGVMFMVDLSKQIQDIPVTMDFMAVSSYGNEVSSSGVVKIVKDLDESIEGKEVIIVEDIIDSGRTLSYLVNILKDRKPNSIKICTLLDKPDRRVVDDVQVDYTGFTIPDKFVLGYGLDYLQRYRNLPYIGTMDS, via the coding sequence ATGATGCATAATATACAAACATTAATATCTGCTGAAGAGTTAAACGCAAGAACTGCAGAATTAGGTAAACAAATATCAGAAGACTATAAAGGTAAAGAAGTTCACTTGATTTGCGTACTCAAAGGCGGAGTAATGTTTATGGTTGACTTATCAAAACAAATTCAAGACATTCCTGTTACAATGGATTTTATGGCTGTTTCAAGCTATGGGAATGAAGTATCGAGTAGTGGTGTAGTTAAAATAGTAAAAGATCTTGATGAGTCAATTGAGGGTAAGGAAGTAATAATTGTTGAAGACATTATAGATTCAGGTAGAACACTTAGTTATTTGGTTAATATCTTAAAAGACAGAAAACCAAATAGTATCAAAATATGTACATTATTAGATAAACCAGATAGAAGAGTTGTAGATGACGTACAAGTCGATTATACAGGGTTTACTATACCTGATAAATTTGTTCTAGGTTATGGTCTTGATTATTTACAAAGATATCGTAACCTACCATATATTGGAACAATGGATAGTTAA
- the ftsH gene encoding ATP-dependent zinc metalloprotease FtsH — MKKNIKGFSFYALLLLVLLIAVFISSNRFDTMKGDYGYQDLVKEIDDVVRIEVKQNAEIPTGIVTIYYDNTDSRSFPITNTTKFEENMEQYGKKVYVKDIVRPGWFIQILPSLIILIPVIFLLIFIMNQAQGGGGGNRVMSFGKSKAKMVVDENKKITFQNVAGLEEEKEELEEVVEFLKSPRKFVELGARIPKGVLLVGPPGTGKTLLAKAVAGEAGVPFFSISGSDFVEMFVGVGASRVRDLFDQAKKNAPCIVFIDEIDAVGRKRGAGLGGGHDEREQTLNQLLVEMDGFGVNEGVIVIAATNRADILDPALLRPGRFDRKVVVGRPDVKGREEILKVHAKGKPLSDNVNLNVIAKTTVGFTGADLENLLNEASIYAARASKKVIEQEDVQKAFIKLGVGTEKKSKVLTEREKKITAYHEAGHAILFHVLPLVNPVHSISIIPTGYAGGYTMPLPETDDTYQSKKEMEQDIIVGLGGRAAEQIIFDDITTGAYGDLQQVTSTARNMVVKFGMSDVIGPIQFGNDNDEVFIGRDWGHTRNYGENIAGLIDSEIKRIVDNAYNEALRLLNENMDVMHKTVQLLFEKEKITGEEFAALFDKEYKKVDKSDVDSVVVAPLEKQVKLDVDSGEDK; from the coding sequence ATGAAAAAAAATATTAAAGGATTTAGTTTTTATGCGCTTTTACTTTTAGTTTTACTTATCGCAGTTTTTATATCAAGTAACAGATTTGACACTATGAAAGGTGACTATGGTTATCAAGATTTAGTTAAAGAAATTGATGATGTTGTCAGAATTGAAGTTAAACAGAATGCAGAGATACCTACCGGTATTGTAACAATCTATTATGATAATACTGATTCTAGAAGTTTCCCAATCACTAATACAACAAAATTTGAAGAAAATATGGAACAATATGGGAAAAAGGTATATGTGAAAGATATTGTAAGACCAGGTTGGTTTATTCAAATACTTCCATCACTGATAATTCTTATTCCAGTAATTTTCTTATTAATCTTTATAATGAATCAAGCCCAAGGAGGCGGCGGTGGAAACCGTGTTATGTCTTTTGGTAAAAGCAAAGCTAAAATGGTAGTAGATGAAAATAAAAAGATTACATTCCAAAACGTAGCTGGACTTGAAGAAGAGAAAGAAGAATTAGAAGAGGTAGTAGAATTTCTTAAGAGTCCTCGTAAATTCGTAGAACTTGGTGCTAGGATACCAAAAGGTGTTTTATTGGTAGGACCTCCAGGAACAGGTAAAACATTACTTGCAAAAGCAGTAGCAGGAGAAGCTGGAGTACCATTCTTTAGTATTTCTGGTTCAGATTTCGTTGAGATGTTTGTCGGTGTAGGTGCATCTAGAGTAAGAGATTTATTTGACCAAGCTAAAAAGAATGCTCCATGTATAGTTTTTATTGACGAGATTGATGCTGTTGGTAGAAAAAGAGGAGCAGGACTTGGTGGAGGTCATGATGAAAGAGAGCAGACTCTTAACCAATTACTTGTTGAAATGGATGGATTTGGAGTTAATGAAGGTGTAATTGTTATAGCTGCAACCAACAGAGCAGATATATTAGACCCTGCATTATTACGTCCAGGTAGATTTGATAGAAAAGTTGTTGTAGGAAGACCTGACGTCAAAGGTCGTGAAGAGATATTAAAAGTACATGCAAAAGGGAAACCTTTATCAGATAATGTTAATTTGAATGTTATTGCAAAAACAACAGTAGGATTTACTGGTGCTGATCTTGAAAACTTATTGAACGAGGCTTCAATATATGCTGCAAGAGCTAGTAAGAAAGTTATCGAACAAGAAGATGTTCAAAAAGCATTTATTAAGTTAGGTGTGGGTACAGAAAAGAAAAGTAAAGTACTCACTGAAAGAGAAAAGAAAATTACAGCTTATCACGAGGCTGGTCATGCTATATTATTCCATGTATTACCTCTTGTAAATCCTGTACACAGTATTTCAATAATACCTACAGGTTACGCTGGTGGTTATACTATGCCATTACCTGAAACTGATGATACTTATCAAAGTAAAAAAGAAATGGAACAAGACATAATAGTTGGACTAGGTGGTAGAGCCGCTGAACAAATCATTTTTGACGATATAACAACAGGTGCATACGGTGATTTACAACAAGTAACATCAACTGCAAGAAATATGGTTGTTAAATTTGGTATGAGTGATGTGATAGGACCTATCCAGTTTGGAAACGATAATGATGAAGTATTTATTGGACGAGACTGGGGTCATACAAGAAATTATGGCGAAAACATCGCTGGATTGATTGATAGTGAAATAAAACGTATTGTGGATAATGCTTACAATGAAGCTCTAAGATTATTAAATGAGAACATGGATGTTATGCATAAAACAGTACAATTATTATTTGAGAAAGAAAAAATAACAGGAGAAGAATTTGCAGCTTTATTCGATAAAGAATATAAAAAGGTAGATAAAAGCGATGTAGATTCAGTTGTAGTAGCTCCTTTGGAGAAGCAAGTGAAATTAGATGTAGATAGTGGAGAAGATAAGTAA